The Nymphalis io chromosome 14, ilAglIoxx1.1, whole genome shotgun sequence genome has a segment encoding these proteins:
- the LOC126773323 gene encoding DENN domain-containing protein Crag isoform X4 — MDERRVADYFVVAGLPEQPEVLDDSDSGHLKGYSTKPPITDIGVIFPGLGETVPNGYEMLELTPTGLPADLNHGSMRSPECFLCLRRGRDRPPLVDIGVMYDGRERLMADAEMVLVSVGGRLANVNNSTAKTFITYRRAHPTAPCNALVVVDVCVIVASRGETPPHAFCMIAKNLNKGLMGSDVFLCYKKSMNRPPLIAYKPEVLFRYPTVDRRSLVFPTSVPLFCLPMGATLELWPNNAASPKPVFSTFVLTVADATDKVYGSAVTFYESYSHSQLSESQAEQLGWRAGVSHNTHALHANKSICLLSRWPFSDTFERWLLYILEMSWSKEPLNIPIERYITHLLEEVPFPEPRILLQLSPTNPHDRVIVTRRDDQPLVRSGAGFRQLLLNLGPDNCLLLLALAITEQKILIHSLRPDTLTAVSEAVSSLLFPFKWQCPYIPLCPLGLAEVLHAPLPYLIGVDSRFFDLYEPPPDVTCVDLDTNNITICESQRHISLKILPKRQARTLRQTLEQLFANIRPASPVHSSNDSKYNGEPTTSLDRDFQKRKKEQALELKIQEAFLRFMAVTLQGYRSYLIPITKAPTVGTTDPHALFHMDAFLRSRDKTYQRFYALIMRTQMFTRFIEERSFVCDADQCLTFFDECTERVAAVDEPLLGLDAGNASERTVFVLPPDPPDPEGQYTYEKLVLDERLATRGREGRSLRAAPPAALASAESLADASPMARRTKNEIVAAQRLARKASLSPEAWAKCLLGACYSLYFLALPCRLILCRGKEHATLRSAYELLERATKLRVPLDEVCYRVMMQLCGIHSLPVLAVQLLFLMKRAGLQPNALTYGYYNRCVLEAEWPQDMPSGSQLLWNKLRVAVLGAALFRHAGAQRAARNGSGTLPRVRTVGGEGADLSALALAEPNRSRSSLDSAGEASAGASAFEALVRRGNIVRAATAHPRHCQLSAHAGILISGLPSDPDLTRTTRPRSNSLGNEETEPTLSITEKRQTIHVSPDSPSDLRILTRSESFAGDAQIVQNLQRLSFSSGTSNPKSRCSRTLSFPEEPEKEAAATDPLETTKSSPLKLSPRTPVLADDPLGALSAAAAPPPRAPAPAPAPPPRHDLSVSPKLFHRRSGSFHEDTAPLAGKLHRSETAPATVSSGLASIGNTLKISFGPTSIAGKKSNELLQSGLSSLKSAATSMAKKFDEMKEVISANSTPVKGAIGNATSALTSFMTEDDSADGSSELNPDEFTSGSGFRRASSDAELACSMERGSLATLLAHLPDNLYPSAQDNSKSDNPSIEVHITSCSQCHQCLAFLYDEDIMAGWAADDSNLNTRCTACGRHTVPLLSIQVIRIGQAQAETLSVPYLNPLVLRKEFESILGREGDSCLAEPEFVESHPIVYWNLVWFLERANIENHLPDLLSPDYSAKYMSSDSDPLPDMEKPAGVSVVCAWEGARAAEGDAPALHRAWRGRLQPRSRTLRALLLTDHDCSKHYSVVLAVLDGLLSNDLSDAIRKLASWRESTCGNKRYYSYYRDILFLAMAALGEQNIDFLALQNEYTRALDQLGTEARPQDLPPSTTAICCRHYFKRLRLTVNE; from the exons gcgTCATGTACGATGGTAGAGAGAGATTGATGGCAGATGCCGAGATGGTTCTGGTCTCCGTCGGGGGTCGACTCGCCAACGTGAACAATTCTACCGCGAAAACATTCATAACGTACAGACGCGCTCATCCCACTGCGCCCTGCAACGCGCTCGTAGTTGTCGACGTGTGTGTAATAGTGGCCAGTAGAGGGGAGACTCCGCCTCATGCGTTCTGTATGATTGccaaaaatcttaataaag GTTTAATGGGAAGTGACGTATTCCTCTGTTACAAGAAGTCAATGAACCGTCCGCCGCTAATAGCCTATAAACCAGAAGTACTGTTTAG ATATCCAACAGTCGACCGACGTAGTCTAGTTTTCCCGACGTCCGTGCCACTATTCTGTTTGCCAATGGGCGCTACGTTGGAACTGTGGCCGAACAATGCCGCGTCACCGAAGCCGGTATTCTCTACCTTCGTCCTGACGGTAGCCGATGCCACTGATAAG GTGTACGGGTCCGCGGTGACGTTCTACGAGAGCTACTCGCACTCGCAGCTAAGCGAGTCGCAGGCGGAGCAGCTGGGCTGGCGCGCGGGCGTCTCGCACAACACGCACGCGCTGCACGCCAACAAGTCTATCTGCCTTCTCTCGCGCTGGCCCTTCAGCGACACTTTCGAACGCTGGCTGCTCTACATACTG GAGATGTCATGGAGCAAAGAACCCTTAAATATACCGATTGAACGATATATAACACATTTGTTAGAAGAAGTTCCTTTTCCCGAACCAAGAATATTATTAcag TTATCACCAACGAACCCCCACGACCGGGTCATCGTGACGCGTCGCGATGATCAGCCGCTGGTCCGCAGCGGGGCCGGCTTCAGACAGCTGCTGCTGAACCTGGGACCTGACAACTGCCTCCTGCTACTCGCTCTGGCCATCACCGAGCAAAAGATACTTATACATTCATTGAG gcCCGACACATTGACCGCCGTATCTGAGGCAGTTTCGAGTCTCCTGTTTCCATTTAAATGGCAGTGTCCATACATACCTCTATGCCCTTTAG GCTTAGCAGAAGTACTTCATGCGCCGTTGCCGTATCTTATAGGCGTGGATTCGAGGTTCTTTGACCTCTACGAGCCACCACCGGACGTCACGTGCGTCGATCTTGACACTAATAACATTACT ATATGTGAATCCCAGCGACATATCTCGTTGAAAATTCTACCGAAACGACAAGCGAGGACACTTCGCCAGACACTCGAACAGTTATTTGCCAACATAAGACCTG ccTCACCTGTCCACTCTTCAAATGATAGTAAATATAACGGAGAACCAACAACAAGCTTGGATCGAGATTTTCAGAAAAGAAAGAAAGAG CAAGCTTTAGAACTGAAGATTCAGGAAGCGTTTCTACGGTTCATGGCGGTAACTCTACAGGGTTACCGAAGCTACCTCATACCGATAACCAAAGCACCCACCGTCGGTACCACCGACCCACATGCCTTGTTCCACATGGACGCCTTCTTGAGGTCTAGGGAtaag ACGTACCAGCGGTTCTACGCGCTCATAATGCGCACGCAGATGTTCACGCGGTTCATCGAGGAGCGCTCGTTCGTGTGCGACGCGGACCAGTGCCTCACGTTCTTCGACGAGTGCACGGAGCGCGTGGCCGCCGTCGACGAGCCGCTGCTCGGCCTCGACGCCGGCAACGCGTCCGAGCGGACCGTGTTCGTGCTGCCGCCGGACCCGCCCGACCCCG AGGGGCAGTACACGTACGAGAAGCTGGTGCTGGACGAGCGGCTGGCCACGCGCGGCCGCGAGGGCCGCTCGctgcgcgccgcgccgcccgccgcgctcgCGTCGGCCGAGTCGCTGGCCGACGCCTCGCCCATGGCGCGCCGCACCAAGAACGAGATCGTCGCCGCGCAGCG TTTGGCACGCAAAGCGAGTCTTTCGCCCGAAGCGTGGGCGAAATGTCTCCTGGGCGCTTGTTATTCGCTTTATTTCCTGGCGCTACCGTGTCGCCTTATACTGTGTCGGGGAAAGGAGCACGCAACCCTTCGCAGCGCTTACGAGCTGTTGGAACGTGCGACTAAACTGAGAGTGCCTTTGGATGAG gtatGCTACAGAGTAATGATGCAGCTATGCGGTATTCACTCCTTGCCAGTACTGGCCGTACAATTGCTGTTTCTGATGAAGAGAGCTGGACTACAACCGAACGCCCTCACATACGGTTACTACAACCGCTGTGTGCTCGAAGCGGAGTGGCCGCAAGACATGCCGAG CGGCTCGCAGTTGCTGTGGAACAAGCTGCGCGTGGCCGTGCTGGGCGCCGCGCTGTTCCGCCACGCCGGCGCGCAGCGCGCCGCGCGGAACG GCTCCGGTACTCTACCGCGAGTTCGCACAGTCGGCGGTGAGGGTGCGGATCTATCGGCATTGGCGTTAGCCGAACCTAATCGTAGCAGATCAAGTCTCGATTCTG CGGGCGAGGCGAGTGCGGGCGCCAGCGCGTTCGAGGCGCTGGTGCGGCGCGGGAACATCGTGCGCGCCGCCACGGCGCACCCGCGGCACTGCCAGCTGTCCGCGCACGCCGGCATACTCATCTCAG GTCTGCCGTCCGATCCCGACCTGACCAGAACCACGAGGCCCAGAAGTAACTCCTTAGGGAACGAGGAGACCGAACCGACGTTGTCGATTACTGAGAAGAGACAG ACGATCCACGTAAGTCCAGACAGTCCGTCCGATCTACGTATCCTGACACGATCCGAGAGTTTCGCTGGAGATGCGCAAATAGTTCAGAACTTACAGAGGCTATCATTCTCTAGTG GCACGTCGAATCCTAAGTCCCGTTGTTCGCGAACGCTAAGTTTCCCTGAGGAGCCAGAGAAAGAAGCGGCAGCTACTGATCCATTGGAGACGACGAAATCATCACCACTCAA GCTGTCCCCGCGCACGCCGGTGCTGGCGGACGACCCGCTGGGCGCGCTGAGCGCGGCCGCGGCGCCGCCCCCccgcgcgcccgcgcccgcgcccgcgccgccgccgcgccacGACCTCAGCGTCAGCCCCAAGCTGTTCCACCGCCGCAGCGGCTCCTTCCACGAGGACACCGCGCCCCTCGCTGG GAAACTGCACAGGAGCGAGACGGCGCCCGCCACCGTGTCGTCCGGGCTGGCCAGCATCGGGAACACGCTCAAGATCAGCTTCGG CCCAACAAGTATAGCGGGTAAGAAGTCAAACGAATTACTCCAAAGCGGTCTCAGTAGTCTCAAGTCTGCGGCGACCAGTATGGCGAAGAAATTTGACGAAATGAAAGAGGTTATATCAGCGAACTCGACACCGGTCAAAGGCGCTATCGGTAACGCAACGAGCGCCCTGACAAGTTTCATGACGGAGGACGATTCGGCGGACGGATCCTCTGAGTTGAATCCAGATG AGTTTACATCGGGGTCTGGGTTCCGACGCGCGTCGAGTGACGCCGAGCTGGCGTGCAGTATGGAGCGCGGCTCGCTGGCCACGCTGCTGGCGCACTTGCCCGACAATCTCTACCCGTCCGCC caGGACAATTCAAAGTCGGATAACCCGTCAATAGAAGTCCACATAACGTCGTGTTCGCAATGCCACCAGTGCCTCGCATTTCTGTACGACGAAGACATCATGGCGGGCTGGGCGGCCGACGACTCTAACCTTAACACGCGCTGTACTGCTTGCGGACGGCATACTGTACCGCTTTTATCGATACAA GTAATTCGAATAGGACAAGCGCAAGCAGAAACATTAAGCGTGCCTTATTTAAATCCATTGGTTCTGAGGAAAGAATTCGAATCTATTTTAG GTAGGGAAGGCGATTCTTGTCTTGCGGAACCGGAGTTCGTCGAATCGCATCCTATAGTATATTGGAATTTGGTTTGGTTCCTCGAACGCGCCAATATTGAGAATCATCTCCCCGACTTGTTGAGTCCCGATTACTCTGCGAAGTATATGAGTTCTGATTCTGATCCCTTGCCGGATATGGAAAAACCTGccg GCGTGTCGGTGGTGTGCGCGTGGGAGGGCGCGCGCGCGGCCGAGGGCGACGCGCCGGCGCTGCACCGCGCGTGGCGCGGCCGCCTGCAGCCGCGCTCGCGCACGCTGCGCGCGCTGCTGCTCACCGACCACGACTGCTCCAAGCACTACTC TGTCGTACTAGCAGTGTTGGACGGTCTCTTAAGTAATGATCTCTCCGACGCGATCAGAAAATTGGCCTCGTGGCGAGAATCCACCTGTGGAAACAAACGCTACTATTCGTATTACAG ggATATCCTCTTCCTGGCAATGGCGGCTCTGGGTGAACAGAACATCGACTTCTTAGCGTTACAGAACGAGTACACTCGCGCCCTCGACCAACTCGGCACTGAAGCCAGACCCCAGGACTTACCGCCTTCAACGACGGCCATATGTTGCAGGCATTACTTCAAGAGATTGCGTCTAACTGTAAACGAATAA
- the LOC126773323 gene encoding DENN domain-containing protein Crag isoform X5: protein MDERRVADYFVVAGLPEQPEVLDDSDSGHLKGYSTKPPITDIGVIFPGLGETVPNGYEMLELTPTGLPADLNHGSMRSPECFLCLRRGRDRPPLVDIGVMYDGRERLMADAEMVLVSVGGRLANVNNSTAKTFITYRRAHPTAPCNALVVVDVCVIVASRGETPPHAFCMIAKNLNKGLMGSDVFLCYKKSMNRPPLIAYKPEVLFRYPTVDRRSLVFPTSVPLFCLPMGATLELWPNNAASPKPVFSTFVLTVADATDKVYGSAVTFYESYSHSQLSESQAEQLGWRAGVSHNTHALHANKSICLLSRWPFSDTFERWLLYILEMSWSKEPLNIPIERYITHLLEEVPFPEPRILLQLSPTNPHDRVIVTRRDDQPLVRSGAGFRQLLLNLGPDNCLLLLALAITEQKILIHSLRPDTLTAVSEAVSSLLFPFKWQCPYIPLCPLGLAEVLHAPLPYLIGVDSRFFDLYEPPPDVTCVDLDTNNITICESQRHISLKILPKRQARTLRQTLEQLFANIRPASPVHSSNDSKYNGEPTTSLDRDFQKRKKEQALELKIQEAFLRFMAVTLQGYRSYLIPITKAPTVGTTDPHALFHMDAFLRSRDKTYQRFYALIMRTQMFTRFIEERSFVCDADQCLTFFDECTERVAAVDEPLLGLDAGNASERTVFVLPPDPPDPEGQYTYEKLVLDERLATRGREGRSLRAAPPAALASAESLADASPMARRTKNEIVAAQRLARKASLSPEAWAKCLLGACYSLYFLALPCRLILCRGKEHATLRSAYELLERATKLRVPLDEVCYRVMMQLCGIHSLPVLAVQLLFLMKRAGLQPNALTYGYYNRCVLEAEWPQDMPSGSQLLWNKLRVAVLGAALFRHAGAQRAARNGSGTLPRVRTVGGEGADLSALALAEPNRSRSSLDSAGEASAGASAFEALVRRGNIVRAATAHPRHCQLSAHAGILISGLPSDPDLTRTTRPRSNSLGNEETEPTLSITEKRQTIHVSPDSPSDLRILTRSESFAGDAQIVQNLQRLSFSSGTSNPKSRCSRTLSFPEEPEKEAAATDPLETTKSSPLKLSPRTPVLADDPLGALSAAAAPPPRAPAPAPAPPPRHDLSVSPKLFHRRSGSFHEDTAPLAGSETAPATVSSGLASIGNTLKISFGPTSIAGKKSNELLQSGLSSLKSAATSMAKKFDEMKEVISANSTPVKGAIGNATSALTSFMTEDDSADGSSELNPDEFTSGSGFRRASSDAELACSMERGSLATLLAHLPDNLYPSAQDNSKSDNPSIEVHITSCSQCHQCLAFLYDEDIMAGWAADDSNLNTRCTACGRHTVPLLSIQVIRIGQAQAETLSVPYLNPLVLRKEFESILGREGDSCLAEPEFVESHPIVYWNLVWFLERANIENHLPDLLSPDYSAKYMSSDSDPLPDMEKPAGVSVVCAWEGARAAEGDAPALHRAWRGRLQPRSRTLRALLLTDHDCSKHYSVVLAVLDGLLSNDLSDAIRKLASWRESTCGNKRYYSYYRDILFLAMAALGEQNIDFLALQNEYTRALDQLGTEARPQDLPPSTTAICCRHYFKRLRLTVNE from the exons gcgTCATGTACGATGGTAGAGAGAGATTGATGGCAGATGCCGAGATGGTTCTGGTCTCCGTCGGGGGTCGACTCGCCAACGTGAACAATTCTACCGCGAAAACATTCATAACGTACAGACGCGCTCATCCCACTGCGCCCTGCAACGCGCTCGTAGTTGTCGACGTGTGTGTAATAGTGGCCAGTAGAGGGGAGACTCCGCCTCATGCGTTCTGTATGATTGccaaaaatcttaataaag GTTTAATGGGAAGTGACGTATTCCTCTGTTACAAGAAGTCAATGAACCGTCCGCCGCTAATAGCCTATAAACCAGAAGTACTGTTTAG ATATCCAACAGTCGACCGACGTAGTCTAGTTTTCCCGACGTCCGTGCCACTATTCTGTTTGCCAATGGGCGCTACGTTGGAACTGTGGCCGAACAATGCCGCGTCACCGAAGCCGGTATTCTCTACCTTCGTCCTGACGGTAGCCGATGCCACTGATAAG GTGTACGGGTCCGCGGTGACGTTCTACGAGAGCTACTCGCACTCGCAGCTAAGCGAGTCGCAGGCGGAGCAGCTGGGCTGGCGCGCGGGCGTCTCGCACAACACGCACGCGCTGCACGCCAACAAGTCTATCTGCCTTCTCTCGCGCTGGCCCTTCAGCGACACTTTCGAACGCTGGCTGCTCTACATACTG GAGATGTCATGGAGCAAAGAACCCTTAAATATACCGATTGAACGATATATAACACATTTGTTAGAAGAAGTTCCTTTTCCCGAACCAAGAATATTATTAcag TTATCACCAACGAACCCCCACGACCGGGTCATCGTGACGCGTCGCGATGATCAGCCGCTGGTCCGCAGCGGGGCCGGCTTCAGACAGCTGCTGCTGAACCTGGGACCTGACAACTGCCTCCTGCTACTCGCTCTGGCCATCACCGAGCAAAAGATACTTATACATTCATTGAG gcCCGACACATTGACCGCCGTATCTGAGGCAGTTTCGAGTCTCCTGTTTCCATTTAAATGGCAGTGTCCATACATACCTCTATGCCCTTTAG GCTTAGCAGAAGTACTTCATGCGCCGTTGCCGTATCTTATAGGCGTGGATTCGAGGTTCTTTGACCTCTACGAGCCACCACCGGACGTCACGTGCGTCGATCTTGACACTAATAACATTACT ATATGTGAATCCCAGCGACATATCTCGTTGAAAATTCTACCGAAACGACAAGCGAGGACACTTCGCCAGACACTCGAACAGTTATTTGCCAACATAAGACCTG ccTCACCTGTCCACTCTTCAAATGATAGTAAATATAACGGAGAACCAACAACAAGCTTGGATCGAGATTTTCAGAAAAGAAAGAAAGAG CAAGCTTTAGAACTGAAGATTCAGGAAGCGTTTCTACGGTTCATGGCGGTAACTCTACAGGGTTACCGAAGCTACCTCATACCGATAACCAAAGCACCCACCGTCGGTACCACCGACCCACATGCCTTGTTCCACATGGACGCCTTCTTGAGGTCTAGGGAtaag ACGTACCAGCGGTTCTACGCGCTCATAATGCGCACGCAGATGTTCACGCGGTTCATCGAGGAGCGCTCGTTCGTGTGCGACGCGGACCAGTGCCTCACGTTCTTCGACGAGTGCACGGAGCGCGTGGCCGCCGTCGACGAGCCGCTGCTCGGCCTCGACGCCGGCAACGCGTCCGAGCGGACCGTGTTCGTGCTGCCGCCGGACCCGCCCGACCCCG AGGGGCAGTACACGTACGAGAAGCTGGTGCTGGACGAGCGGCTGGCCACGCGCGGCCGCGAGGGCCGCTCGctgcgcgccgcgccgcccgccgcgctcgCGTCGGCCGAGTCGCTGGCCGACGCCTCGCCCATGGCGCGCCGCACCAAGAACGAGATCGTCGCCGCGCAGCG TTTGGCACGCAAAGCGAGTCTTTCGCCCGAAGCGTGGGCGAAATGTCTCCTGGGCGCTTGTTATTCGCTTTATTTCCTGGCGCTACCGTGTCGCCTTATACTGTGTCGGGGAAAGGAGCACGCAACCCTTCGCAGCGCTTACGAGCTGTTGGAACGTGCGACTAAACTGAGAGTGCCTTTGGATGAG gtatGCTACAGAGTAATGATGCAGCTATGCGGTATTCACTCCTTGCCAGTACTGGCCGTACAATTGCTGTTTCTGATGAAGAGAGCTGGACTACAACCGAACGCCCTCACATACGGTTACTACAACCGCTGTGTGCTCGAAGCGGAGTGGCCGCAAGACATGCCGAG CGGCTCGCAGTTGCTGTGGAACAAGCTGCGCGTGGCCGTGCTGGGCGCCGCGCTGTTCCGCCACGCCGGCGCGCAGCGCGCCGCGCGGAACG GCTCCGGTACTCTACCGCGAGTTCGCACAGTCGGCGGTGAGGGTGCGGATCTATCGGCATTGGCGTTAGCCGAACCTAATCGTAGCAGATCAAGTCTCGATTCTG CGGGCGAGGCGAGTGCGGGCGCCAGCGCGTTCGAGGCGCTGGTGCGGCGCGGGAACATCGTGCGCGCCGCCACGGCGCACCCGCGGCACTGCCAGCTGTCCGCGCACGCCGGCATACTCATCTCAG GTCTGCCGTCCGATCCCGACCTGACCAGAACCACGAGGCCCAGAAGTAACTCCTTAGGGAACGAGGAGACCGAACCGACGTTGTCGATTACTGAGAAGAGACAG ACGATCCACGTAAGTCCAGACAGTCCGTCCGATCTACGTATCCTGACACGATCCGAGAGTTTCGCTGGAGATGCGCAAATAGTTCAGAACTTACAGAGGCTATCATTCTCTAGTG GCACGTCGAATCCTAAGTCCCGTTGTTCGCGAACGCTAAGTTTCCCTGAGGAGCCAGAGAAAGAAGCGGCAGCTACTGATCCATTGGAGACGACGAAATCATCACCACTCAA GCTGTCCCCGCGCACGCCGGTGCTGGCGGACGACCCGCTGGGCGCGCTGAGCGCGGCCGCGGCGCCGCCCCCccgcgcgcccgcgcccgcgcccgcgccgccgccgcgccacGACCTCAGCGTCAGCCCCAAGCTGTTCCACCGCCGCAGCGGCTCCTTCCACGAGGACACCGCGCCCCTCGCTGG GAGCGAGACGGCGCCCGCCACCGTGTCGTCCGGGCTGGCCAGCATCGGGAACACGCTCAAGATCAGCTTCGG CCCAACAAGTATAGCGGGTAAGAAGTCAAACGAATTACTCCAAAGCGGTCTCAGTAGTCTCAAGTCTGCGGCGACCAGTATGGCGAAGAAATTTGACGAAATGAAAGAGGTTATATCAGCGAACTCGACACCGGTCAAAGGCGCTATCGGTAACGCAACGAGCGCCCTGACAAGTTTCATGACGGAGGACGATTCGGCGGACGGATCCTCTGAGTTGAATCCAGATG AGTTTACATCGGGGTCTGGGTTCCGACGCGCGTCGAGTGACGCCGAGCTGGCGTGCAGTATGGAGCGCGGCTCGCTGGCCACGCTGCTGGCGCACTTGCCCGACAATCTCTACCCGTCCGCC caGGACAATTCAAAGTCGGATAACCCGTCAATAGAAGTCCACATAACGTCGTGTTCGCAATGCCACCAGTGCCTCGCATTTCTGTACGACGAAGACATCATGGCGGGCTGGGCGGCCGACGACTCTAACCTTAACACGCGCTGTACTGCTTGCGGACGGCATACTGTACCGCTTTTATCGATACAA GTAATTCGAATAGGACAAGCGCAAGCAGAAACATTAAGCGTGCCTTATTTAAATCCATTGGTTCTGAGGAAAGAATTCGAATCTATTTTAG GTAGGGAAGGCGATTCTTGTCTTGCGGAACCGGAGTTCGTCGAATCGCATCCTATAGTATATTGGAATTTGGTTTGGTTCCTCGAACGCGCCAATATTGAGAATCATCTCCCCGACTTGTTGAGTCCCGATTACTCTGCGAAGTATATGAGTTCTGATTCTGATCCCTTGCCGGATATGGAAAAACCTGccg GCGTGTCGGTGGTGTGCGCGTGGGAGGGCGCGCGCGCGGCCGAGGGCGACGCGCCGGCGCTGCACCGCGCGTGGCGCGGCCGCCTGCAGCCGCGCTCGCGCACGCTGCGCGCGCTGCTGCTCACCGACCACGACTGCTCCAAGCACTACTC TGTCGTACTAGCAGTGTTGGACGGTCTCTTAAGTAATGATCTCTCCGACGCGATCAGAAAATTGGCCTCGTGGCGAGAATCCACCTGTGGAAACAAACGCTACTATTCGTATTACAG ggATATCCTCTTCCTGGCAATGGCGGCTCTGGGTGAACAGAACATCGACTTCTTAGCGTTACAGAACGAGTACACTCGCGCCCTCGACCAACTCGGCACTGAAGCCAGACCCCAGGACTTACCGCCTTCAACGACGGCCATATGTTGCAGGCATTACTTCAAGAGATTGCGTCTAACTGTAAACGAATAA